The stretch of DNA GCAACCGTTCATCAAGCTAAAGATGGTCGTTTAGTGGTCTATTCTGGAGATGATTCTAATGATGAATGTCTGTATAAATTTATCAGTAAGGAGCCTAATAACTTGCGAGAAGGCAAATTGTATGTTGCCAATACAAGCAAAGGAGAATGGATTTCGTTAGACTACAACGACCAAGAAGTGCTGCGCCAAAATTTTGCCAATCAAACGGAAATTCTTATTCGTTTGAGAGAAGCAGCCAAACTTGTTGGTGGAACGCCGCTCAATCGCCCAGAGGATATAGAAATTGACCCCTTAACTGGCAATGTATTGGTTGCACTAACCAACAACAAACCTAAAGGCGATTTTTTGGGTGAAATATTAAAAATTGAAGAAGCGGACAATGAAAACAAAACTTCTATGAAGTTTGTTGCTTCTACCTTTCTGGCAGGGGGTGAATCTACTGGCTTTGCCTGCCCTGATAACATGGCATTTGATCCTAAAGGAAACCTATGGTTTACTTCTGATATTTCAGGCAGCTCTATCAATACAGAACCTTATTTACCCTTTGGCAATAATGGTCTGTTTATGGTTCCTTCTTGGGGAAAAGACAAAGGCAAGGTGCTTCAGGTTGCCTCGGCTCCTATTGATGCAGAATTAACGGGTCCTGTATTTTCTCCTGATGGAGAAACACTATTTTTGAGCATCCAGCATCCTGGTGAACGCAGTAAAGATCTCGACAACTTAACCAGCCATTGGCCAGAAGGTGGTACTGCCCAACCCAAACCATCTGTGGTTTGTATTCAAGGGCAAGCATTAAAAGACCTAATGCAAGGAGAATAGTTTTTTTAGTCTGAATAGCTGTCTTATTTTGAAGGACGGCTATTCAGATCTATCGCAATAAACATCAAGAACGTATAACAATGAAACAATTCTTAACCCTTCTCAGTCTTACGCTTTGCTTATCAACAGCAATTCATGCACAACAAGAAAAACAAGCCACTCCCAAATTATATGTTGGTTATGGCTTGTTCATGAATTATAACCTTTACTGTTGGTACCAAAAAACAAGTCAGGCTGACCTTTCTCTTAGTTCCTCTGGGCAAGTATTCAATGTTCTACCTGGACTAGGTTTTAATGTTTGGTTTGGAGATGTTGATCGTTGGATTTTATCCATTGAAAGTGCGATAGAATATGCTCCTTTTGCCCTTGATTTAGCGCATTACAAAGGCATGGGAGCCTTGAGTATTCCCATTCTAGCAAAGGCTCAATTTCCCATTGCTAAACAACAAAGTTTATGGCTAATGCTACATGTTGGAGCAGGCGCTCAATTGTCCAAAACAGAGCTTAGTGCTCGTCCTCCCACACACCAAAATGTTTTTAATCCTTTTTTTACAACTGTAATTGGTGAAGTCGGTTTTCATATTTCTGCGGTTGGTTATCGTCGCCAACATATCCGAGAAGTTGAGCTTTTTATTCGTGCAGGAGTAGGCGCATTAGGAGCAGTTAGTTTTAATTCAGGGCTTCGAATGACATTTTGGAATCGATTTGGGAAATAATAATACAATGGTTCAACACGGTATTAATTGGATGAATAAAATTACTAAGTAATCGTTTATGGCTTTTGATCAAGAACAGTACATTGCTGCCTTAAAAGCAAAACTAGAAAGTTACCATAGCCCTATTAGCTCCTCTTCTTGGGAATTGATACGGTCTATTATTAAATTTCAAACGGTAGACAAAGGCACCTTTGTCTTGCGATATGGTCAGATTGCCCGAAACATTCACTTTATTTGCCAAGGAGCACTGCGAGCTTATTTTACCGATGAAGCAGGCAATTTTTATAATAAAAATATTTTTCTAGAAACAGATTTGGCTTGCTCAACCGTCTCGTTATTGCAAAACAGTCCTTCTAATTTTACACTAGAAGCTTTAGAAGATTGCATCTTTATCAACCTCAATTACAAAAAATATAGAGCCTTTATTGATCAAAAGGAAGATTTAAAAAATTTCTACATTGCTTATCTAGAAAAGAATTGGGTGCTAGAAAAAGAACCCATCGAAATTTCTATCGTTATGGAAAATGCAACAGAACGCTACCTTAAACTCCTTGAAAAACATCCGAATATTGATCAACGAATTCCTCAACGACACCTCTCTGCACACCTAGGCATTACTCCTACTCAACTGAGTAGAATACGAAAAAGTTTAAAATAAAAACGCTCAATCAACATATGTAAATGCAGTAAAAAATCCTTTGTTCTATCTTTGTTTTATTACTTAACCCAAAAGAACAACTTGGATTTTTTAGGATGAATGATG from Aureispira anguillae encodes:
- a CDS encoding Crp/Fnr family transcriptional regulator, with product MAFDQEQYIAALKAKLESYHSPISSSSWELIRSIIKFQTVDKGTFVLRYGQIARNIHFICQGALRAYFTDEAGNFYNKNIFLETDLACSTVSLLQNSPSNFTLEALEDCIFINLNYKKYRAFIDQKEDLKNFYIAYLEKNWVLEKEPIEISIVMENATERYLKLLEKHPNIDQRIPQRHLSAHLGITPTQLSRIRKSLK